TTGTTTGTAAAATATACAAAAAATATGGTCCCTCAGATAAAACCTATTTACTTATTGCACTAAAAGCATAAAAAGCGAAAAAAGCTTAACCAGGCGTGTTTCAAGCGCACAAAAAATGTTCATTAAGTATATGATAATTTTTATCATTATATACACTAAATGTACAGTTATTGAGCACGTTGATAATTTGAAAAACATGCTTTTCAATGCTTAATGTGCTTTTCGTGCAAAAAAATTATATAAAAAAGTAAAAAAAGTAAAAAGGAAATAATATTTATGTCCACATAGCCCTATCACCAGACAAGTATTCATCTTAGGTTAGTTTTTAGCTTGTATGTATGATAATTTTTATTGTAGATGACTCAACCTTTTTATCTGTTAAATTCATACAATGTATATAGATCTAACCTTGTATTTTTGTTTATAATACCCGCTTTCTAAACTTTTTTGCTTTTTTGATATTATTAAGCTTCTTATTCTTACATTCGCCTTTATTATACCATATCAGAATGTTTTGCAATATAGCAATAAAAAAATATACCCACATGTGTAAATAAGAGTAGCAAGGCAATATAAAAGCAAATACTGGATAGCCTCTGTATCAAATGAGGGCTAGAGTATAATGAAGTTATTTACATTTAATGTATAAAGTTGCTAATAATGACATTATGTTCTGATCTAAAAAGTAAGGGCAGGCATTCAGAAAATACCTACCCCAACTCTTGACAAAAAACCTATAAAAACTTCAACACCAAAGATTTTGGGTGCTTTATTGTGACATATTAAATTAAGAATAACGACAAAATGAAAACTGTGATTATTGTTACTATTCCCATTATTAGGGTTGCAACAGTTTGAGTCTTGTATGCAGTTTTAACATCTATCCCACCAAACTGAGAAACAACCCAAAAATAACTATCGTTTGCATGGCTAACGGTCATAGCACCTGCACCTATTGCCGCAACCACAAGGGCCTTTGCAATATCTGAAGTAAATCCTAAAGATGGTAGTAGCGGAAGCATTAATGCTGATGTCGTTATAAGGGAAACGGTCGAAGAACCTTGTGCAGTTTTAATTGCTGCTGCAATAATGAATGGCAAAAACATACCAAGATTTAATCCCGACAAAGTTTGTCCGAGATAATCACCTACTCCTATTTCTTTAATGACATTACCTAATGAACCACCTGCTCCAGTTATAATTAATATTGTTGCAGAATCCTTTATTGCTTCGACAATCCAGGAATTTAATGTTTCAGAACTTAAATTTGGTAAAAGCAAAAATGCAAAGAACATACCTATTAAAAGTGCATTTACAGGTGTTCCTAAAAATACAAATAGTTTATCAAAAAAGCCCTCTCCAAATGGTTCACCTGGGAACTTTGCGATTGAGCCAAGTGCCATTAAAATTATGGGAACAACAATTGGGGCAAATGATTTCCAAGCATCTGGAAGTTTGCCGTACTTTTTTAAAACTTCCTCATAGCTTATGCTTTCATCAATATTAGCTTGATATTTTGAAGCAACTTTATTAGCAAATATATTACCTGCTATCATTGCTGGTATCGCTACCAGAAGTCCTATTAAGATAACCAGTAAAAGATTATTAAGTTGAAGATTAGAAGCAGCCGCAATTGGACCTGGAGTCGGCGGAACTAAAACGTGTGTTGCATAAAGTCCTGTTGAAAGTGCTATAGACATTGCAACAAGAGATGTTTTAGTTTTCTTTGCTAAAGCTTTGTTCAATGAAGAAAGAATTATAAATCCACTATCACAGAAAACAGGTATAGAGACAATGTAACCTATGATACTCATTGCTATTGTAGGTCGCTTTTCTCCTACAAACTTAATAATTGCCTCAGCCATTTTGATTGCAGCACCTGATTTTTCAAGAATGGTTCCTATGATAACACCAGCTATTATTACTATTCCTATGCTTGTGAGGGTGTTGCCAAAGCCTTGAGTAATTATCCCTGCAATTTTATCGGATGGCATAAATGCTGCAAAAGCTAAAAAATATGATGCGAAAATAAGGGCTAAGAATGGATGAAGTTTAAATTTTGCTGTTGCAATTACGATAAAAAGTATAGTCAAGAATAGAATAAAAACTAAATATGGACCTGACATTAAAACCCCTCCTTTATTTTTTAAGCCTTTATGGCTTTGATTAACCTAAAAATTCTCTCAGCAGATTTTTCTAACAATGTTGGTGCGTTTTTTACGGCATCTTCAAGGGACATTGGCTTTTCCATAGTTGAAAAAACGCTGCTAACTCCAATCTCATAAAGTTTTTCTATATCTTCAACCGTTCCTGCTATTACAATAAGCGGTTTATTATGCTTTTTGCACAATTTAGCTATTCCTGAAATTGTTTTCCCAAATGCTGTTTGAAAATCTATTTTCCCTTCACCGGAAATTACTATATCAGCTTCTTTTATTTTTTCTTCAAGTTTTAATGTTTCAGTTATTATTTCTATACCACTTTTTAACTGCGCATTTAAAAATGCCATAAGTCCTGCGCCTAAGCCACCTGCAGCTCCTGAGCCTGGAACATCTATTATTTTTTTATTAAAATACTTTTCTAAAAGTTTACCATAATGTTCAAGGTTTTTATCTAAAACTTCTACCATCTCCTTTGTAGCACCCTTTTGGGGACCGTAAACTCTTGATGCGCCATTTTCTCCAATTAAAGGATTTGCTACGTCGCAGGCTACGATAAACTCACATTCCTTTAGTCTATCATCAAGGTTTGAAGTATCTATTGAGTAAATTTTTGAAAGTTCCCCACCTCCAAGACCTATTTCTATGCCATCTTTATCATAAAATTTAACTCCTAACGCTGATGCCATGCCAGCACCACCATCGTTTGTTGCACTTCCACCTATTGCTATAATGAATTTTCTGCAACCTCTATCTAAAGCATCTTTTATAAGCTGACCGGTTCCATACGTTGTTGTAATCATGGGGTTTCTCTCATAATCCTTCAAAAGATAAAGTCCTGAGGCAGCAGCCATTTCTATAACTGCTGTTTTGCCATCACCTAATATTCCATAAAAACTTTCAATATCTCTAAATAAAGGATCTTTTACATTTGTTTTTATTATTTTCCCTCCAGTTGCATCAACTAATGATTCAACAGTTCCTTCGCCACCATCTGCCATAGGGACTTTCTCGATAACGGCTTTTGGGAAAACCTTTAAAATTCCTTTTTCTATGCTATCTGCAACCTCAAATGCAGATAAACTTCCTCTAAACTTATCGGGAGCTATAAGAATTTTCATAACATCACCACCATTTTATTTTTATCATAAAAAGTAACTTCATTTACCTTC
The sequence above is a segment of the Thermoanaerobacter ethanolicus JW 200 genome. Coding sequences within it:
- a CDS encoding GntP family permease, with translation MSGPYLVFILFLTILFIVIATAKFKLHPFLALIFASYFLAFAAFMPSDKIAGIITQGFGNTLTSIGIVIIAGVIIGTILEKSGAAIKMAEAIIKFVGEKRPTIAMSIIGYIVSIPVFCDSGFIILSSLNKALAKKTKTSLVAMSIALSTGLYATHVLVPPTPGPIAAASNLQLNNLLLVILIGLLVAIPAMIAGNIFANKVASKYQANIDESISYEEVLKKYGKLPDAWKSFAPIVVPIILMALGSIAKFPGEPFGEGFFDKLFVFLGTPVNALLIGMFFAFLLLPNLSSETLNSWIVEAIKDSATILIITGAGGSLGNVIKEIGVGDYLGQTLSGLNLGMFLPFIIAAAIKTAQGSSTVSLITTSALMLPLLPSLGFTSDIAKALVVAAIGAGAMTVSHANDSYFWVVSQFGGIDVKTAYKTQTVATLIMGIVTIITVFILSLFLI
- a CDS encoding glycerate kinase gives rise to the protein MKILIAPDKFRGSLSAFEVADSIEKGILKVFPKAVIEKVPMADGGEGTVESLVDATGGKIIKTNVKDPLFRDIESFYGILGDGKTAVIEMAAASGLYLLKDYERNPMITTTYGTGQLIKDALDRGCRKFIIAIGGSATNDGGAGMASALGVKFYDKDGIEIGLGGGELSKIYSIDTSNLDDRLKECEFIVACDVANPLIGENGASRVYGPQKGATKEMVEVLDKNLEHYGKLLEKYFNKKIIDVPGSGAAGGLGAGLMAFLNAQLKSGIEIITETLKLEEKIKEADIVISGEGKIDFQTAFGKTISGIAKLCKKHNKPLIVIAGTVEDIEKLYEIGVSSVFSTMEKPMSLEDAVKNAPTLLEKSAERIFRLIKAIKA